A single genomic interval of Kosmotoga arenicorallina S304 harbors:
- a CDS encoding 3-oxoacyl-ACP synthase III family protein — protein MCTISQCGFHTCTLKNVRFSNGNSGEIIWHNIANYDSGKEGIILRVIGTGSYLPEKIVRNAELENKLGLETGWIEKRTGIKERRFAVNETPLDLALKASKEALKNYDKSPQIVVAHSSTIEQGFPSMASMVSKELGLNPVLAYDVVSGCTGFLHTLISAISVMKNLKLDSMLIIASEVLSSHIDFSDRDTAILFGDGAGALLIKRIPSDNVILASDFGTDVKKAEDLIIDNLTGNVIKMNGREIFRFAVRTLGKSILKVLQEADISIDELDYFIPHQSNARILASVNREMKIPEEKIISYIGSYGNTASASIPIAIDKAAKEGKLKNGDKILLSGYGAGLSWSSLLIEWRTGEEEKSCILESVFQGYSE, from the coding sequence ATATGCACTATATCACAGTGCGGTTTTCATACTTGTACACTGAAAAACGTCCGGTTTTCGAACGGAAATTCTGGTGAAATCATATGGCACAATATTGCTAATTATGATAGCGGAAAGGAGGGGATTATTCTGAGAGTAATTGGTACAGGTTCATACTTACCGGAAAAAATAGTAAGAAATGCTGAACTGGAAAATAAATTAGGACTTGAAACAGGCTGGATTGAGAAGCGTACCGGTATAAAAGAACGCCGCTTCGCTGTCAATGAAACACCTCTGGACCTTGCGCTGAAAGCCTCTAAAGAAGCATTGAAAAATTACGATAAAAGCCCTCAAATTGTGGTAGCTCATTCTTCAACCATTGAGCAGGGATTCCCTTCAATGGCATCTATGGTATCAAAAGAGTTGGGGTTGAACCCTGTTCTCGCCTATGATGTCGTTTCTGGCTGCACGGGCTTTTTGCACACGCTTATATCAGCAATATCTGTTATGAAAAATTTGAAGCTTGACAGCATGCTTATCATAGCTTCCGAAGTCTTGAGCAGCCATATCGATTTTTCCGACAGAGATACTGCTATACTCTTTGGTGATGGTGCGGGAGCGCTGCTCATCAAAAGAATTCCGTCGGATAACGTTATTCTCGCATCAGATTTTGGAACTGATGTAAAAAAAGCTGAAGACCTCATCATAGACAATTTAACGGGAAACGTAATCAAAATGAACGGAAGAGAGATTTTCCGCTTTGCCGTAAGGACACTGGGAAAATCTATCTTGAAAGTTCTTCAAGAAGCGGATATTTCTATTGATGAACTTGATTATTTCATTCCCCACCAGTCAAATGCAAGAATTCTTGCTTCTGTAAATCGTGAAATGAAGATCCCCGAAGAGAAGATAATTTCATACATAGGCTCATATGGAAATACCGCTTCCGCTTCCATTCCAATAGCTATCGATAAAGCCGCTAAAGAAGGGAAGCTAAAAAATGGAGACAAAATACTGCTCTCAGGCTATGGAGCCGGATTGAGCTGGAGCTCTTTGTTAATTGAATGGCGAACCGGAGAGGAGGAAAAAAGTTGTATCCTGGAAAGCGTGT
- the fabZ gene encoding 3-hydroxyacyl-ACP dehydratase FabZ — protein MLETGGDKVKGAEYVKSIIPHRPPFLLVDGVIEEGEDNIKAFRDIRPEDPVFQGHFPDYPIYPGVLIVEGLAQAAGVLLLNGKKGVPLFLGIEKARFRGEVKPGDRLHYEVKILQKRRGVIFADCVAMVNNKKVCTATLMLGFKEA, from the coding sequence ATGTTAGAAACTGGAGGTGATAAAGTGAAAGGGGCAGAATATGTAAAAAGCATCATTCCACATCGCCCTCCCTTTTTGCTTGTAGATGGGGTAATTGAAGAAGGGGAGGATAACATAAAAGCATTCAGGGATATACGCCCGGAAGACCCTGTTTTTCAGGGACATTTCCCTGATTATCCCATTTATCCTGGTGTTCTCATAGTAGAAGGGCTTGCACAAGCTGCCGGGGTTCTATTGTTAAATGGAAAGAAAGGGGTTCCGCTTTTTCTTGGTATAGAAAAGGCCAGATTCAGGGGTGAAGTGAAACCCGGAGACAGGCTTCATTACGAAGTAAAAATTCTCCAGAAGCGCCGGGGTGTCATTTTTGCAGATTGTGTAGCTATGGTAAACAACAAGAAAGTATGCACGGCGACATTGATGCTTGGATTCAAAGAAGCGTAG
- a CDS encoding ABC transporter permease, with protein MLRAFLANFWKNLIEFKRYYFDSITSIMTILLFFYLIFFGVKAVGGNAPQFGETLDGIIVGYFMWLAFIFSFQGISWGIIEEAQRGTLEQVFMSPIPFEFQMLSRIISNFIFNVLLATMPLMYFAAFTTGRSLSFDPITLVYLLLVGVISATGVGMIIGGIAMIFKRVSSFIQIVTFGSLAFTMMDPKNVLMKFIPMSQAAYMMRMMALDKIGFLEFQFVEHVYLWLASFLYISLGIFIFRAFEKKAMKLGSLSQY; from the coding sequence ATGCTAAGAGCTTTTTTGGCAAATTTCTGGAAAAACCTGATAGAGTTTAAACGCTATTATTTTGACTCTATTACAAGTATAATGACGATACTTCTATTTTTCTACCTCATATTTTTTGGTGTTAAAGCTGTCGGGGGTAACGCGCCACAATTTGGAGAGACGCTTGATGGGATTATTGTGGGCTATTTCATGTGGCTCGCGTTTATTTTTTCCTTTCAAGGGATTAGCTGGGGCATTATTGAAGAGGCACAGCGAGGTACATTGGAACAGGTTTTTATGTCTCCGATACCCTTTGAATTTCAAATGCTATCAAGGATCATCAGCAACTTTATCTTTAATGTATTACTTGCCACCATGCCATTGATGTATTTCGCCGCTTTTACTACCGGAAGAAGCCTAAGTTTCGATCCTATCACGCTTGTTTATCTTCTTCTGGTAGGTGTCATAAGCGCTACCGGGGTCGGGATGATTATAGGTGGAATAGCTATGATTTTTAAGAGGGTTTCATCGTTTATTCAGATCGTGACCTTCGGTTCTCTGGCTTTTACCATGATGGACCCCAAAAATGTGCTAATGAAATTCATTCCCATGTCTCAGGCCGCTTATATGATGCGTATGATGGCATTGGACAAAATAGGCTTTTTAGAATTCCAATTTGTCGAACACGTATACCTCTGGCTTGCGTCATTTCTATATATTTCCCTTGGAATCTTTATTTTCAGGGCCTTTGAAAAGAAGGCGATGAAACTCGGTTCATTGAGTCAGTATTAA
- a CDS encoding ABC transporter ATP-binding protein produces the protein MKNEVILKVQNLTKTYHRRKTREKLVAVDNISFEIRQGEIFALLGPNGAGKTTTIKSICGLLLPDSGSLEIMGKSILKERGKALRHISAVLEGNRNIYWRMTPVENMIYFSGIRGKRLTRKESLEILDKFGLKEKANDLAQQLSRGMQQKTAVAVCLATGAEILLLDEPTLGLDVASSIELRHILRSLVEKEGKTILLSTHDMNLVEAIADRVAIMSKGKIVVCERKEKLMEMFKARRYVLKVSTNGQDITSLETFGAMITKKEDGLLEFAIDLENPKKLFDLMDTLKTVGTEIKSIEQDTVNFEKIFMKYVSEPEEDKVKKDSIT, from the coding sequence GTGAAAAATGAAGTAATTTTAAAAGTGCAAAATCTTACCAAAACTTACCACAGAAGAAAAACAAGAGAAAAGCTTGTTGCAGTTGACAATATTTCATTTGAGATACGACAGGGGGAAATCTTTGCACTTCTCGGACCAAACGGAGCGGGAAAAACGACCACAATAAAAAGCATTTGTGGGCTGCTCCTTCCCGATTCGGGCTCACTGGAAATAATGGGCAAGAGTATTTTGAAAGAGCGTGGAAAGGCCTTAAGGCACATAAGCGCTGTTTTGGAAGGGAACAGAAACATCTACTGGCGGATGACGCCGGTAGAAAACATGATTTACTTCTCCGGTATACGTGGAAAGAGATTAACAAGAAAGGAATCACTGGAAATCCTTGATAAATTCGGTCTTAAGGAAAAAGCAAATGACCTTGCGCAACAGCTATCAAGAGGCATGCAGCAAAAAACAGCCGTAGCTGTCTGCCTTGCAACGGGGGCGGAGATTTTGCTACTCGACGAACCAACTTTGGGACTTGATGTGGCTTCTTCCATCGAGCTTCGTCATATTCTTAGAAGTCTGGTTGAAAAGGAAGGAAAAACGATTCTTTTATCGACTCATGATATGAACCTCGTCGAAGCGATTGCAGATAGAGTTGCCATTATGAGTAAAGGTAAAATTGTGGTGTGTGAAAGAAAGGAAAAACTCATGGAAATGTTCAAAGCGCGGAGATATGTGTTGAAAGTATCTACCAATGGCCAGGATATAACTTCTCTTGAAACTTTTGGCGCAATGATCACTAAAAAGGAAGATGGGCTTTTGGAATTTGCCATTGACCTTGAAAACCCCAAAAAACTCTTTGATCTCATGGACACTTTAAAAACTGTCGGTACAGAAATAAAATCTATTGAACAGGACACGGTGAATTTTGAAAAGATATTCATGAAGTATGTTTCTGAACCTGAGGAAGATAAGGTGAAGAAGGATAGTATTACTTAA
- a CDS encoding ATP-binding protein encodes MFVDRKEEILVLEKEYMKASSFVVIYGRRRTGKTTLIEKFIENRSALYFLATEEPEVIQRRRFQRLLFDYTGDRVLSNFDQPLDWESLFIIFSRQSGKKILVMDEFQYLATVNPAFPSVFQLVWDRYLKESNTMVILCGSLITMMLGQVLRYSSPLYGRRTAQILLKPLSFESYGKFFDFDDKEKLLEFYSITGGIPKYIEEARSFEDPIKFIVEAILDKDSYLYREPFFLLEKETNAVGTYMSIIAQIADGKNRIGEIASAFNSNPSHFTRYLKVLRDLDFVERMVSVTEKNPERSKKGIYLIKDRFLNFWFQYVFPFLGYLEIRKIDPALRSIKNTFRSVLVPLVYEALCREATNTMAARGELPFVPEKIGKWWDRKNDVDIVGISKDKIITGECKYTSSPMDTKSLYLLEKRTEMIAQGKEPFYILFSKSGFTSELQEISRKKDNIKLITFLPD; translated from the coding sequence ATGTTTGTAGATAGAAAAGAAGAGATCTTAGTTCTTGAAAAGGAATACATGAAAGCTTCTTCTTTTGTTGTTATATACGGAAGAAGACGAACTGGTAAGACTACTCTTATAGAAAAATTCATTGAAAACAGGTCCGCGCTGTACTTCCTTGCTACTGAGGAACCTGAGGTGATTCAACGTAGAAGATTCCAGAGGCTGCTATTTGATTATACTGGAGACAGAGTGCTTTCCAATTTTGATCAGCCGCTGGACTGGGAAAGTCTGTTTATTATATTTTCAAGGCAAAGTGGAAAGAAAATACTTGTGATGGATGAGTTTCAGTATCTAGCTACTGTGAATCCAGCATTTCCATCAGTCTTTCAACTGGTTTGGGATAGATATTTGAAGGAATCCAATACCATGGTCATTCTTTGTGGTTCTCTTATTACTATGATGCTCGGTCAGGTTCTTCGTTATTCCAGTCCGTTGTATGGCCGGCGTACCGCACAGATATTGCTAAAACCGTTGAGCTTCGAGAGTTATGGTAAATTCTTTGATTTTGACGATAAAGAAAAGCTTCTTGAGTTTTATTCAATTACTGGAGGTATTCCAAAATACATAGAAGAAGCAAGAAGCTTTGAAGACCCTATCAAGTTTATCGTAGAGGCCATTTTGGATAAGGACAGTTATCTGTACAGAGAACCCTTTTTCCTTCTCGAAAAAGAAACGAACGCAGTGGGAACTTATATGTCAATAATCGCGCAGATAGCGGATGGAAAAAACAGGATTGGAGAAATAGCATCGGCGTTTAACAGTAATCCAAGCCATTTTACCAGATATCTTAAAGTTTTGAGAGATCTAGACTTTGTCGAGCGAATGGTTTCGGTTACCGAGAAGAACCCGGAAAGATCGAAAAAAGGTATTTATTTGATCAAGGACAGGTTTTTAAATTTCTGGTTCCAATATGTTTTTCCCTTTCTTGGTTATTTGGAAATTCGAAAGATTGACCCTGCGTTGAGAAGTATCAAGAACACTTTCCGTTCTGTGTTGGTGCCACTTGTGTACGAGGCTCTTTGTAGGGAAGCCACCAATACTATGGCTGCAAGAGGAGAACTGCCCTTTGTTCCTGAGAAAATCGGGAAATGGTGGGATAGGAAAAATGATGTGGACATAGTGGGTATTTCGAAAGATAAAATAATTACCGGTGAATGCAAATACACTTCGAGTCCAATGGACACGAAGTCGCTCTATCTTCTTGAAAAACGCACTGAGATGATCGCCCAAGGAAAAGAGCCATTCTATATATTGTTTTCTAAAAGTGGTTTTACATCAGAGCTTCAAGAGATATCGAGGAAAAAAGATAACATTAAGCTCATAACCTTTTTGCCAGATTAA
- a CDS encoding GNAT family N-acetyltransferase, with protein sequence MHIQKNENAWNITDENEEIARVSGFAFPGDALFANVQLSTSLSIQKKKEILKLLSEELKKEFHERSIQLFLDEGQMHDHETDVYFTLNRVRMFRSLENIPEVHINEREIHSLNFEDIAVKAQEIFDATPEYDRKMINMNCSKDVRKFYKEIIVEKAIGKYLSELSFGYGKDFLKGFIINMEIENVEKTLLVGDIIVLEEYRRQGIATQLIVHSLKRAKVMGFEKAILDVTASNPANNLYEKLGFKEFKTVTSIFVK encoded by the coding sequence ATGCATATACAAAAAAACGAAAACGCATGGAATATAACCGATGAAAACGAAGAAATTGCTCGTGTATCTGGTTTTGCTTTTCCGGGAGATGCTCTCTTTGCAAATGTTCAACTATCCACGAGCCTTTCAATTCAAAAAAAGAAGGAAATTTTAAAGCTCCTTTCGGAAGAACTGAAAAAAGAATTTCATGAAAGATCAATTCAGCTATTTTTAGATGAGGGTCAAATGCATGATCATGAAACCGATGTATATTTCACGCTCAATAGGGTTAGAATGTTCAGATCTCTGGAAAACATACCGGAAGTTCATATCAATGAACGGGAAATACATTCTTTAAACTTCGAAGATATTGCTGTTAAAGCGCAGGAAATTTTTGATGCGACACCCGAGTATGACAGAAAAATGATAAACATGAATTGCTCCAAAGATGTAAGAAAATTCTACAAAGAAATTATAGTCGAAAAGGCAATAGGGAAATATCTTTCTGAACTTTCCTTTGGCTATGGAAAAGATTTTTTGAAAGGCTTCATCATAAATATGGAAATTGAAAACGTTGAAAAAACGCTTTTGGTTGGAGATATTATTGTGCTTGAAGAATATAGAAGACAGGGAATTGCTACACAATTGATTGTTCATAGCTTAAAGAGAGCAAAAGTAATGGGGTTTGAAAAAGCTATCCTCGACGTTACTGCTAGTAATCCTGCTAATAATCTGTATGAAAAACTTGGATTTAAGGAATTTAAGACAGTTACGAGCATCTTTGTAAAATGA
- a CDS encoding tocopherol cyclase family protein produces the protein MAIFRPEIYHGFRKKERFFEGWYFKFVSKDRQKALAVIPGVSINNGNSSHAFIQLIANDNFTRYIRFDFSEFYASKKELNLKIQGNSFSQNYVKLEIKSPDVTLWGEISFSNQNPWPVTILSPGAMGWYSYMPFMECYHGVLSMDHDLKGKLYLNSKELNFDGGKGYIEKDWGKSFPSAWIWLQSNCFEIDRTSIMVSVATIPWIGKSFTGFIVGFLYSGKLYRFTTYNRSELSRLEISENNVMLEFRRKDLKLEIEAYRTDGGELRSPIMGSMEGRINETLSALIKVTLSKNGKKLFQGTGTNSGLEVVGKLKR, from the coding sequence ATGGCTATTTTTCGACCTGAAATTTATCATGGATTCAGAAAAAAAGAGCGATTTTTTGAAGGCTGGTATTTTAAATTTGTAAGCAAAGACAGGCAGAAAGCTCTTGCCGTTATTCCGGGAGTTTCAATAAATAATGGGAATTCCTCTCACGCTTTTATTCAACTCATAGCCAATGATAATTTCACACGCTATATCAGATTTGATTTCTCTGAGTTTTACGCAAGCAAGAAAGAGCTAAATTTGAAAATCCAGGGGAATAGCTTCAGCCAAAATTATGTGAAGCTTGAAATTAAAAGCCCTGATGTAACACTTTGGGGTGAAATAAGCTTTTCAAATCAAAATCCCTGGCCTGTTACCATTCTTTCTCCGGGCGCTATGGGCTGGTATTCATATATGCCCTTCATGGAATGCTATCATGGGGTTTTGAGCATGGACCATGATCTGAAGGGGAAGCTTTATCTGAATTCAAAAGAGCTCAACTTTGATGGTGGAAAAGGATATATTGAAAAAGATTGGGGAAAATCCTTTCCTTCTGCATGGATCTGGCTTCAAAGCAACTGCTTTGAAATTGATAGAACCTCCATAATGGTCTCCGTTGCGACGATTCCCTGGATCGGTAAGAGCTTTACCGGTTTTATAGTCGGTTTTCTATATTCCGGGAAGTTGTATCGCTTTACCACATATAACAGAAGCGAGCTTTCGAGGTTAGAAATATCAGAAAACAACGTTATGCTTGAATTCAGAAGAAAAGACCTCAAACTTGAAATCGAAGCTTACAGAACCGATGGCGGTGAGTTGAGATCGCCAATCATGGGTAGCATGGAAGGTAGAATAAACGAAACCCTCAGCGCTTTGATAAAGGTTACCCTTAGCAAAAATGGAAAAAAACTATTTCAAGGGACTGGAACTAATAGTGGTTTGGAAGTAGTTGGAAAACTCAAAAGGTGA
- a CDS encoding GGDEF domain-containing protein: MAKVRMFRKFAMNNLLVFMLLLIITITSFFFIFGNFFEDVKKHEYEAAISSVKTYLDQWGKTMIAFDATYHGIVKDMLLNLSSYLIKEPDLNDGDIDNLFMNYLSKKQLKDIQEANWYLISSDGVITRSNYTNDIGLDIANTVPTYWKRIEAITVGDYLVESLSIELKTNKPRIYGYYRLPDRSFLEIGIAIDPAVIANMLEKLSVLSKSLAYVENLELYSVAFAPFHESFRKLTEEEKEILKKARSENNYIVKKLSKTDEAVYTNWNPIVWRDANVNFLSRIKLSMDFTPLVGFRNKLLFLITSSLIFFALMIVLLGLNMKKQFIDPFYELLNKMSSFIKEFKLPSRSSAKTLEIYEIAEMERIFEKLANRVSEQMAKKDEKVQQLKYLAETDDLTGAKSRRAILELLEKLMNKSRENSSPLTVCYIDVDGLKMTNDKHGHNIGDCLLKHIASKIEVNIRSTDCYGRLGGDEFLIIFDGIRLKSAHKIVLRIKDSLNSEKPAELQDVTVNFSYGFAEFSPEKHNSTESLIREADVNMYINKHL, from the coding sequence GTGGCAAAGGTAAGGATGTTCAGAAAGTTTGCTATGAACAATCTTTTGGTTTTCATGCTTTTACTGATAATCACGATCACTTCCTTCTTCTTCATTTTTGGCAATTTCTTTGAGGATGTAAAAAAGCATGAATATGAAGCTGCCATAAGCTCTGTTAAAACTTATCTTGATCAATGGGGAAAAACCATGATAGCTTTTGATGCTACTTATCACGGTATTGTGAAGGATATGTTGCTTAATCTTTCCTCGTACTTGATCAAAGAGCCAGATTTGAATGACGGGGATATAGATAATTTATTCATGAACTATCTCTCGAAAAAACAACTAAAAGACATTCAGGAAGCAAATTGGTATCTCATATCTTCCGATGGAGTGATTACACGAAGTAACTACACAAATGATATTGGCCTTGACATTGCTAATACAGTTCCAACATATTGGAAGCGAATCGAAGCGATTACAGTGGGAGATTATCTTGTTGAGTCTTTATCCATAGAATTGAAGACGAATAAGCCCCGGATATATGGTTATTATCGCCTGCCAGATAGGAGCTTTCTTGAAATTGGAATTGCAATAGACCCTGCGGTAATTGCAAATATGCTTGAAAAATTAAGTGTACTTTCAAAATCACTCGCATATGTAGAGAATTTGGAGTTATACAGTGTAGCTTTTGCGCCTTTCCATGAAAGCTTTCGGAAGCTAACAGAGGAAGAAAAGGAGATACTGAAAAAAGCGCGTTCAGAAAACAATTACATTGTCAAAAAGCTGTCAAAAACCGACGAAGCGGTTTACACCAACTGGAATCCTATCGTGTGGAGAGACGCAAATGTCAATTTTCTTTCGAGAATAAAACTGAGTATGGATTTTACCCCACTTGTTGGATTTAGAAATAAACTCCTTTTCCTTATAACTTCATCGCTGATATTCTTTGCACTTATGATAGTTCTTTTAGGGCTTAATATGAAAAAGCAGTTTATCGACCCATTCTATGAATTACTCAATAAGATGTCTTCTTTTATAAAGGAGTTCAAGCTTCCATCAAGAAGTTCTGCGAAAACGTTAGAGATCTATGAAATAGCAGAAATGGAACGGATTTTTGAAAAATTGGCAAATAGAGTTTCAGAGCAAATGGCAAAAAAAGATGAAAAGGTTCAGCAGTTGAAATATTTGGCGGAAACAGATGATTTGACAGGCGCTAAAAGCAGAAGAGCGATTCTCGAACTCCTCGAAAAGCTGATGAACAAATCCCGGGAAAATTCATCGCCGCTAACGGTTTGCTACATAGATGTCGATGGTCTAAAAATGACAAACGATAAGCACGGGCATAATATCGGTGATTGTTTGCTTAAACACATAGCATCAAAGATTGAAGTGAATATAAGAAGCACGGACTGTTATGGTCGGTTGGGTGGCGATGAGTTTCTAATTATTTTTGATGGCATTCGATTGAAAAGCGCTCATAAGATTGTGTTACGTATTAAAGATTCACTTAACTCTGAAAAGCCAGCTGAATTACAGGATGTAACAGTTAACTTCAGTTATGGTTTCGCTGAATTCAGTCCTGAAAAACACAATTCGACAGAAAGCTTAATTAGAGAAGCGGATGTTAATATGTATATAAACAAGCATTTATAA
- a CDS encoding bifunctional methionine sulfoxide reductase B/A protein: MSKRKLSEFEKFVLFKKGTEKPFTGKYNDHFEKGKYVCRNCGIPLYTSDDKFHSGCGWPSFDAEIPGAVRKSLDADGYRTEITCSNCGAHLGHVFEGEGFTQKNTRHCVNSASLEFLTDGEKPEIDRIFLAAGCFWGVQQLMKEFEGVLKTRVGYMGGRTKNPTYEQVCSGYTGHIETVEVIFNANVESIIRHFFEIHDFSQVDRQGPDIGYQYKSVVFYTNEEQKEITQKAIESLKEKFPVSTAVEKAGYFWLAENYHQDYYEKTGKAPYCHYIRKNIW; the protein is encoded by the coding sequence ATGTCCAAAAGAAAACTCAGTGAATTTGAAAAGTTCGTATTGTTCAAAAAAGGCACGGAAAAACCTTTTACTGGAAAGTACAATGACCATTTTGAAAAGGGAAAATACGTGTGCAGGAATTGTGGGATACCGCTTTACACTTCTGATGATAAATTTCATTCTGGCTGTGGTTGGCCAAGCTTTGATGCTGAAATCCCCGGTGCTGTAAGGAAAAGTTTAGATGCTGATGGATATAGGACGGAGATAACCTGCAGCAATTGTGGTGCTCATCTGGGCCATGTTTTTGAGGGAGAAGGGTTCACACAAAAGAACACTCGCCATTGTGTGAATTCTGCCTCTCTGGAATTCCTTACAGATGGAGAAAAGCCGGAAATAGATAGAATATTTCTTGCAGCTGGTTGTTTTTGGGGTGTTCAGCAACTTATGAAAGAATTTGAGGGCGTGTTGAAGACACGAGTCGGATATATGGGTGGAAGGACAAAGAATCCAACATACGAACAGGTTTGCTCAGGTTATACAGGGCATATAGAAACAGTCGAAGTGATTTTCAATGCAAATGTGGAAAGTATAATCAGGCACTTCTTTGAAATCCACGACTTTTCACAGGTTGATAGGCAAGGACCGGATATAGGCTACCAATATAAAAGCGTTGTTTTTTACACAAACGAAGAACAAAAGGAAATCACGCAGAAAGCTATCGAGTCGCTCAAAGAGAAATTCCCGGTATCTACTGCTGTTGAGAAGGCAGGATATTTCTGGCTTGCTGAGAATTATCACCAAGATTACTACGAAAAGACAGGCAAAGCTCCTTATTGCCACTATATAAGGAAAAATATCTGGTAG
- a CDS encoding aminopeptidase yields MDERIAKHAKVLVNYSLALKPGEKFFMEGSIAVLPLIRAVYLEALKAGALVQVLIDDPTLGEMHLKHGNDEQLGYLPESVMVVAKTADAFLSIWGSTNTRNLSNVPPENLKKSAEGRSELTKVFFERMGKGEMRWCGTLFPTEAEAQEASMSLSEYEDFVYTACHLDSDDPVAEWKKIHDRQQKYVDFLNAKKHLRIVSKDTDIEMSIEGRKWINSDGHANFPSGEVFTGPVEDTVNGHIRFSFPGIFQGREIEDIRLTFEDGKVVKAEASKGRDLLEKLLEIKGARYVGEVAMGTNYNITKFTKNMLFDEKIGGTVHLALGRAFPETGGKNESDIHWDMLCDMRDGGEIYADSELIYKDGKFLI; encoded by the coding sequence ATGGATGAAAGAATCGCCAAACATGCGAAGGTTCTGGTGAATTACTCGCTCGCTTTGAAACCCGGGGAGAAATTCTTTATGGAAGGCAGTATTGCCGTGCTTCCTTTGATCAGAGCAGTTTATCTGGAAGCACTCAAGGCAGGCGCTCTTGTTCAAGTGCTGATAGATGATCCAACTTTGGGTGAAATGCACTTAAAGCACGGAAACGATGAGCAACTGGGATATCTTCCAGAAAGCGTAATGGTTGTTGCCAAAACAGCTGACGCCTTTCTTTCAATCTGGGGAAGCACAAATACGAGAAACCTTAGCAACGTTCCCCCGGAAAATTTGAAAAAAAGTGCAGAGGGGAGAAGCGAACTCACCAAGGTCTTTTTTGAACGCATGGGAAAAGGAGAAATGAGATGGTGCGGAACTCTATTCCCGACTGAAGCTGAAGCCCAGGAAGCTTCCATGTCTCTAAGCGAATATGAGGATTTCGTTTATACTGCCTGCCATCTCGACAGCGACGACCCCGTTGCGGAATGGAAGAAAATCCACGACCGACAACAAAAATACGTTGATTTCTTGAACGCCAAAAAACATCTCAGAATAGTTTCCAAAGACACAGACATTGAAATGAGCATAGAAGGACGAAAATGGATAAACAGCGATGGACATGCTAACTTCCCATCCGGGGAAGTCTTCACAGGTCCTGTTGAAGATACCGTGAATGGCCATATACGTTTCTCTTTCCCCGGTATCTTCCAGGGGCGTGAAATTGAAGATATAAGGTTGACTTTTGAGGATGGAAAAGTGGTAAAAGCAGAGGCCTCCAAGGGGCGGGATCTACTTGAAAAATTGCTCGAGATAAAGGGAGCGCGTTACGTTGGTGAAGTGGCAATGGGAACCAATTACAACATAACTAAATTCACCAAGAATATGCTTTTTGACGAAAAAATCGGCGGCACGGTACATCTGGCCTTGGGAAGAGCATTCCCCGAAACAGGCGGAAAAAACGAATCAGACATCCACTGGGATATGCTCTGTGATATGAGAGATGGCGGTGAAATCTACGCAGATAGCGAACTGATCTACAAAGACGGAAAGTTTTTGATTTAA